The genomic region AAAGGTATAATGACTTTTATTAAAGTTTGCATCCTTGTCGCTCCATCCAGCATAGCAGCTTCATCCAAATCTATAGGTAGCTGTGAAAAATAACTCACAAGTATCCATAAAGAAATTGGCATAACCCAGGCAGTATAAGGAAAAATAAGTGCTTGATATGTATTTATCCAACCTATCTTTGTCATTAATTTAAATAGATAACCAACGATACTTATCTGTGGAAACATTGAAACAGCAAGTATTCCAATTATTATAAATACTTTTCCTCTAAATTTTATTCTTGATACTGCATAAGCTGCGACACTGGCGATTGTAACTGCCAGAACAGTAACAACTACAGCAACAATTAGACTGTTTTTAAAATAATTCATCACATGAAGATCATGTGTTCCAATAACTTCTCTATAATGCTGAAGGGTAAAAATAAAAGGAATTTCCTTTGAGGCAAGGAAATTTGGGAATTTCGCAAAGGAGACAATGATCATCCAAAAGAATGGAGTAAGACAAATAAAAGAAGTTATAAGTGAACCAATCCATATAAACAAGATTCTTTTTCTCTTTTCACTCATTTTTTAAACCCTCTCTAAAACGACCAAGTTTAAGATATAGCACTGTAAAGAGAAAGATGAGGAGGAATGTAAAAACAGAGACAGAAGAACCATAACCAAAATCACCAAGGATATAAGCTTTAAAACCATAAACTGAGATAGAGGATGTAGAACCAGCTGGTCCTCCACCAGTTAAAACATATATTAAATCAAATATACGAAGTGAATCAATTGTTCTGAAAATCAGAGCAATAATTATAACAGGTCTCAGTAGAGGAAGGGTGATCTTGAAAAATTCTTGAGTCATAGAAGCACCATCTACCCTCGCAGCTTCATATATAGATTCAGGAATAGATTGCAAACCTGCCAAGAAAAGTATCGCCATAAAGGGAGCAGTTTTCCAAACATCTGCGATAACAATGGAGGTGAAAGCACTCGTTGGACTACCAAGCCAATTTATTGGATGCAATGAAAGATGTATTCTCATGAAAAGATAGTTTAGAAGTCCATAATTATAGTTATATATAAGTTGCCAAGTTTTTGCAGATACTATCGTTGGAATAGCCCAAGGTATAAGAACAATTGCCCTCATTATTCCCCTTAAACGAAACTTCTCATGAATGATAAGAGCATAGAACATGCCAAGAATAGATTCCAAAAGTACAGATACAACGGTAAAACCCACAGTTATAAAAACAGAATGCCAAAAATTTAAATCAGAGAAAAGTCTTTTATAGTTACCAAGACCTATAAATTTTACTGGTGGAAGAAAAGTGATGTTTCTATAAAAACTTGATATTAAGGTTCCAACAATTGGAACAAGAATTAAACCACCTACGAGAAGAACAATGGGGGCAAGGAGGAGGTATGCAAGACGCTCCTCACGCCTCTTGTACTTCACAGAGCCTCCCTCCTTTCTCCTTTGCCCCCTCTTTTTCATTTATCCTCCATACTCAGAAATTATTTCCTCAACCTCTTCCTGTGCTTTATTCAATGCGTCTTTTGGATCCATCTTACCTGCAATGGCAGCATTTACATACTTCTGTATAGCATCACTGAGCTTTGTGTAATAGGGAACACCAGGTCTTGGAACAGCACCAACAAAGACATCCTTCAATGCTTTTAGATGGGGTGATTTCTCAACTACTTCTGGATCATCATATACATCCTTTCTTCCAGGATTCCAGCCAAGATTCATAGCAAAACCTTTCTGGGTTTCAAATGACTCAACAAATTTGATGAATTCCCAGGTTGCCTCTTTACGCTTTGAATATATATTCATTCCAATATGCCATCCACCAAGAGTTGCGGCACTCTCATGTCCTGGAAAATGAGGAAGTGGAGCAATCCCGACTTTTCCTTTAACCGGAGAATCATCTGCATTGTGAAGTCCCCATGCATAGGGCCAATTTCTCTCAAACATTGCATTTCCACTCTGGAAAGTCATTCTAACAGGTTCCTCAGTCATTTCAGTGTATGTGTTGGGAGGTGAAATTTTATACTTGTGTATTAAGTCTCTCATAAAGGTTAATGCCTCAATATTGCTCTCTGAATTCAGAATTGGTTTTCCATCCTTATCAAGTATATTCCCTCCATTACTCACAATATACTCAAGGAAATCACATACAAGACCTTCATACTGTTTTCCCTGCCATACAAATCCCCAGAAATTTGGATTTGTCTTTCTCTCTCCTTCTTGAACTTTCTGTGCTATAGTAACAAGATCGCTCCATAGCTCTGGAGGCTTTGAAAATCCATACTTCTCAAGTAGATCTTTTCTGTAATAGAGAAGTCCTGCATCTATGTATACAGGAAGGGCACAAATTTTACCCTTGTATGTGTCAGCAAACTCCAATGTCTTCTTAAAGAAGACAGAAAGGTCATAGTTATCCTTAGATATAAAATCATCCAAAGGTGCAAGCCAATTAGATGCAGCAAACTGTCCAACCCATGCAACATCCATAAGAAAAACATCTGGAGTAGATTCTTTACCACTTAGAGGAGTCACAAGGGTTTGCATCCTTGTAGAAGTTTCCATGGGTTGTCTTAAAAGATCAACACTAATATTTGGATTCTTCTTCTCGAATTCCTCTATAACCTTATGCCAGTAGTCAACTTCTGAGGGCGCTCCTCCTACTGCAAAGACA from Caldisericia bacterium harbors:
- a CDS encoding carbohydrate ABC transporter permease, giving the protein MIIVSFAKFPNFLASKEIPFIFTLQHYREVIGTHDLHVMNYFKNSLIVAVVVTVLAVTIASVAAYAVSRIKFRGKVFIIIGILAVSMFPQISIVGYLFKLMTKIGWINTYQALIFPYTAWVMPISLWILVSYFSQLPIDLDEAAMLDGATRMQTLIKVIIPLAAPGVFSTSLLVFISAFNEFMFALLLTSDYHARTIPVGIALFEGLHGEIPWGQIMATSAIASIPLVILTLIFQRYIVQGLTAGAIKG
- a CDS encoding sugar ABC transporter permease; this translates as MKKRGQRRKEGGSVKYKRREERLAYLLLAPIVLLVGGLILVPIVGTLISSFYRNITFLPPVKFIGLGNYKRLFSDLNFWHSVFITVGFTVVSVLLESILGMFYALIIHEKFRLRGIMRAIVLIPWAIPTIVSAKTWQLIYNYNYGLLNYLFMRIHLSLHPINWLGSPTSAFTSIVIADVWKTAPFMAILFLAGLQSIPESIYEAARVDGASMTQEFFKITLPLLRPVIIIALIFRTIDSLRIFDLIYVLTGGGPAGSTSSISVYGFKAYILGDFGYGSSVSVFTFLLIFLFTVLYLKLGRFREGLKNE
- a CDS encoding ABC transporter substrate-binding protein, with the protein product MYKKISKILVFLIVVALASTFMFTGCKKEQPSQPPEEEKPEKVTIVFAVGGAPSEVDYWHKVIEEFEKKNPNISVDLLRQPMETSTRMQTLVTPLSGKESTPDVFLMDVAWVGQFAASNWLAPLDDFISKDNYDLSVFFKKTLEFADTYKGKICALPVYIDAGLLYYRKDLLEKYGFSKPPELWSDLVTIAQKVQEGERKTNPNFWGFVWQGKQYEGLVCDFLEYIVSNGGNILDKDGKPILNSESNIEALTFMRDLIHKYKISPPNTYTEMTEEPVRMTFQSGNAMFERNWPYAWGLHNADDSPVKGKVGIAPLPHFPGHESAATLGGWHIGMNIYSKRKEATWEFIKFVESFETQKGFAMNLGWNPGRKDVYDDPEVVEKSPHLKALKDVFVGAVPRPGVPYYTKLSDAIQKYVNAAIAGKMDPKDALNKAQEEVEEIISEYGG